Proteins encoded in a region of the Pseudomonas mosselii genome:
- a CDS encoding SprT-like domain-containing protein, which translates to MSATPSQLLYDEIEGAYDWFNDRLYGGQLPGCIFTLQRKANTFGYYSPSRFLRRNGSGKSDEIALNCAYFAHRSIKQTLSTLVHEQAHQWQDCFGKKSRGGYHNREWADKMEAIGLMPSHTGEPGGRRCGQQMTHYIIEGGPFDVACDELLATGAMISWIDIVTQRVPMSATQLYGPGGEPLPQPEDPTIDIPALTVAGLIQPATPAEDPKNKRKYTCPSCKLNVWGKPGLSGRLLCVDCDVRFLEAGELVEVPPDADAQPGGDD; encoded by the coding sequence ATGTCCGCAACCCCAAGCCAGTTGCTCTATGACGAAATCGAGGGGGCGTACGACTGGTTCAATGATCGGTTATACGGTGGCCAGCTGCCCGGCTGCATCTTCACCCTGCAGCGCAAGGCCAACACTTTCGGCTATTACTCGCCATCGCGCTTCCTGCGCCGGAATGGCTCGGGTAAGAGCGATGAAATCGCGCTGAACTGCGCCTACTTCGCGCATCGCAGCATCAAGCAAACGCTGTCCACGCTGGTGCATGAACAGGCGCACCAGTGGCAGGACTGCTTCGGGAAGAAGTCTCGCGGCGGGTACCACAACCGCGAGTGGGCCGACAAAATGGAGGCCATCGGGCTGATGCCTTCGCACACGGGTGAGCCTGGCGGGCGCCGGTGCGGGCAGCAGATGACGCACTACATCATCGAGGGCGGTCCCTTCGATGTGGCATGCGACGAATTACTCGCAACCGGCGCCATGATTTCCTGGATCGATATCGTCACCCAGCGGGTGCCAATGTCCGCAACGCAGCTGTACGGGCCAGGTGGGGAGCCTTTACCCCAGCCCGAGGATCCGACCATCGACATACCGGCACTGACTGTTGCGGGTCTGATCCAGCCGGCAACGCCGGCTGAGGATCCGAAGAACAAGCGCAAGTACACCTGTCCCAGCTGCAAGTTGAACGTGTGGGGCAAGCCAGGCCTTAGCGGGCGGCTGCTCTGTGTGGACTGCGACGTACGTTTCCTTGAGGCCGGCGAGCTGGTGGAAGTGCCGCCCGACGCTGATGCCCAGCCGGGCGGGGACGACTGA
- the stbB gene encoding StbB family protein has protein sequence MRTVTVNFTGNSGKTTLSDNLLWPRIGGLRFAIETINAGASDTAAEIERLKGKQFGELSEVLLTEDKVVVDVGASNVEDFFKFMGQYDGSHEDIDYFLVPAVPEKKQQVDTINTIKTLAALGVPAKKILVVFNKVQIDDADDIPQTFAALFGFHEVEKKFTLKRDAVVYANEIFERLRPLKMNVTQVLEDSTDYRAQLRDAKDETEKDHALRMISAQRLAKSASRNLDQVYASLFGKGK, from the coding sequence ATGAGAACCGTCACCGTGAATTTCACCGGCAACTCCGGAAAAACCACACTCTCCGATAACCTGCTTTGGCCCCGTATCGGCGGTCTGCGGTTTGCAATTGAAACCATCAACGCCGGTGCGTCGGACACCGCAGCCGAAATTGAACGCCTCAAGGGCAAACAGTTTGGCGAACTGTCCGAGGTACTGCTGACCGAGGACAAGGTTGTGGTCGACGTTGGCGCATCCAACGTTGAAGACTTCTTCAAGTTCATGGGCCAGTACGACGGCTCCCACGAAGATATCGATTACTTCCTGGTGCCGGCAGTGCCGGAGAAAAAGCAGCAGGTCGATACCATCAACACCATCAAGACCCTGGCCGCGCTCGGCGTGCCGGCGAAAAAGATCTTGGTCGTCTTCAACAAAGTCCAGATCGATGATGCCGACGATATCCCGCAGACGTTCGCGGCGCTGTTCGGCTTCCACGAAGTCGAGAAGAAATTCACCCTCAAGCGCGATGCTGTGGTGTACGCGAACGAAATTTTCGAGCGCCTGCGCCCGCTGAAAATGAACGTCACGCAGGTACTGGAGGACTCCACGGACTATCGCGCCCAGTTGCGCGATGCCAAGGACGAAACCGAAAAGGATCACGCCCTGCGCATGATCTCCGCGCAGCGCCTGGCCAAGTCGGCATCGCGCAACCTTGACCAGGTATATGCCTCGCTGTTCGGCAAGGGGAAGTGA